The genomic interval AATAATAATACGCCACTGATCAGGTATTGCATCCTAATTGTTCGTGAGTGGTAGCCAGCCCTGAAATTAGAGCCATTTTTATGATAAATTCCATCAGTGTGACATATTAAAGAACTCTATGCTTGGGACAAACACATGATTATAAAAGCTCTTTATGCATATAGTGCTGTGAAAATGTAGGCCTCAGAAAAGCTAAATGAAAGTTTTGGAGTGGTCTAGTCCTGAGTTGAACCCAATTCAGATGCTGTGGCAAGACCTCAAACAGGCAGTTCATGCTTGAAAACCCTCCCATGGGGCCACACTGTGTGATGGCCAATGAAAGACTCCGTTTGGATGCAGTTAATGTAAGGGGGCAATTTATTTTCCACATGAGTGATAGGTGTTCGATATCTTCATTAGAAATAAGTCGGTAAAAGCTGTATTTATTATGAAATATACACAAGAACAGACAGAATCAAGATCACAGCACTGACCATGGCTGGTGCAGCGTCAAATGAAATGCACCAGGCTATCTTCACACTCTCTGGGGACCATCAATTTGAACGTCTGGCAGGTCAGTTTATAATTAAGTCCACCATTGTTGTCCCAGTACTCAAATCCTTTGACCCGGTAGCAGATGGCGAACTGAAGCATGGCACCTGGTTGCAGGATGAACGGCGGTACAGGCAGGTGAAAACGAAACATGTCCGACTCCAGATCTGGCCCATCTCTGTGAACGGTGGAGATCCAGCTCGCTTTACTCTCCGCACTGCTCTTCCACTCGGTAAACGAGTATCGTACCGTAACCTCTTTCTCATAGGCCAAGTTCAGCACTTGCACGGTTCCAATAATTCCCAGCTCAGAGCAAAACACCTGCTCCAGGCAAACTCGCTGCTGGCACAAGCGCTTGAGGAAACCAGCCTCGGCATGCATATTGTCAGGGAAGGAAGGCTGGAAGTAAGGTAGAGAGAGCTCCAGCTTCTTCCTGGAGGCCAGCTCAGAGCTCGCCAGCAGTCTAGTGATGACGTGGACCGGCACCATTGGGTCCTCGCTGGCCTTGAAGAACTTCACATCTTCCAGTTCCAGTCCTAACGAATCTACGAAGCGGACCTGCATGTTCCTACAGGTGTGCTCTTCTGAGGACGACGAGAGGGATTTAGCCCGTCTCCTCATGATGGGTTTTGGTTCTGGCTCACACGACTGCCTAAGACTGACGAAGGGCTCCTGTGGAGGACCTGGTTTTGGGCTGGGGGGCCATATTGCCACAGGGGTCCTTTGTGGGGTTGGTTTGGGGCTGTAGATGTCTCGAAGATGAAAGGTCTTGACAGGTCTAGATACTTCACTAAAACCACTTGTGAACTGCAAGGCAGGTCCTGATCCATGTGCATGGGATTCCATTCTCTCCACGCTTTCTATTAGCAAAAGGAGAAAAACATGCCAATACAAAAAGGTTTATGTTAACAAAAAGacattcaaacattttaaaatatctgtgTTCACTATTCAATTCTTCATTATTTTCTTCAGTATATTCTACCACTTAAAACACATAAATGGCAAAAGGaaacaaaaatatagtaaaacagtatATTAACACTAAATGTTCAATTTTACACCTGGCAACAGATTCTTACCTTACTGTAAGGTGTGAGGAAATATAAGTTTACAAACTACGAAGAACGCCCTCGTTGTGTGCACTTAAAACTAATATAGGAACATGTTTATTATAAAGTGAAGTCCTCTTCTCTTCACCCAGTGTTGGATGTAATAAAATAAGAGCGAGCTCCTGTGACCTTTAACTACTGACCCCACGGGAACTATCTCCCCGAAGATTATTATTAGACCACCGTGCATCAGATTCTCACGTCCTGTCTGTAAACAATGCATAGCGCTAATATTTCAGACAGATCTCGAAGCGAATCTCGAAGCAAAAAGCACGCGTCGCTCGCTTACAGTGCACATGGGGTCtcaaaacatatttacagtatCGTGTAGGCTTCACTGTAACCCTatgacactacatttcccacacaACAATGCGCCCTTCACCACATCCTCATATACAAGCTTCGGATAATTAACTTCATATCGATTAGTGCAACGCACGAGACGAAATCGATCTGACCGACTAATTTGACCGATGCATCTCATTACAGACAGGCTGATCCGCTCGTCGCTGGATTATTTAGGACAGAACGGTACAGATGCGCCGAGGATGAAAGGGAGCAGTGCGCGAGAGAGTCGATTGATCGTGGGAGTAAACATCACATGATCGGAAAAAAATGGACATGCCTTCAGATCAACGGAAGATCCGTGCATATAATATGAGAGAATCCATCCGTTCTAGAAGATCCAGGCTGCTTTGAGAAATGCCAATGATGGGAACGGTTTTACAGGAGAGTCCTGTGCCTAACAGTCGTTCGTTTGATAGAACAAAAACTAAAGTTTTGGGACATGCACAAAGGTAATGATAAATAACCTTTAACTAAGGTCATGTTTTATTTACCTGCTAGGTCATCCATTTATAAGTAgtaagcttcttctttttttcttttttttcttttttttttaccaaatttaGCTGCCTTTATTTCTGAACTGATCCTAACTAACCTGACTTTTTCACCGAAagcaaaaaagcacaaaagaacGGTGGCCGAcagagctcaacgcgctgcagattgcaaaacacatgcaaattgaaaaaacaccaacaaataaaaaaaaaacatcatcagtttgacaacacaagtgttgcaatctatggaaggccaagagggtcaaatacacgcGAATTATAACGCGttaacaacacgttaaatacgtgtatttcacgcgtaaacaacacgtatttaacgcgttaaatacgtgttgtttacgcgtgaaaaatcagcgcgtatttaacgtgtatttcaagtgttaaatacacgtgaaatacacgtgaaaaatcagtttgaacgggttaatgtcattggctgctgaggacttgggtcaaaccacttctgtgagcttagaggggtgtaccattcatagacaggcaaccaccatttacggtttttctcagtaacttttgtgcatttttcaaaacagaaatgaaattctcaaaactacttgtacaaccttcACATCATCTAGTCTtctatacacatcataaaaccagtttctcattcttttgaacgagttgcgattgcttttgtatgttcatgcaattgattacacacatttatctgcggtttcctacattatcatttgctaatgtcatgttgctcaaaacgtattatatagttttctgtgcaatagtcttacccctcaaaacatctagtctttagttcattgtataagtcattaaatgcaaaatggttaatctagttgtcacaAACTGCcgagcacactttttatttttatttttacacattatcattagactttttgtcaatttggcatgaattgtgcaagtgaatcttgactaatgaagagaatgtagatgataaaccaatgataaaccatttctctgaaatagctcaaaggttcatgtCATGagtcttcagttggaaagcttatactgtatagacagaggacaacacaagagttataCATTCTGACAatttacttattttcatctttgtgcccatatttatttttccttttctatatcacaaaaaTATTGTAAAGGATTTTtacagtctctttcaatcaatatcccacatacagtaatgtgtaaatgtatacttttgaaatggatatatggcatatataagcatatggcataccgTTCAATACAGTAGTTTACACCAGAACATACATCAGTTATAGtaacaacatgactaagcaatttgactgtcaaatccgtaaactatgacacaaggacttgtcattctgatggcactgacatgttcattgacacagatatttattttttgagagatgaactaaggattttgagcaggagactggcttttgcaggtaatccatggtgttttgctatttgtatgaGTTGTTTTgtgaaatgcacttactgttttgcaaatctcaaggatgattcgagaagtgtaccaaagcgactgagaaaaactgtaacgtgctatagatcag from Carassius carassius chromosome 44, fCarCar2.1, whole genome shotgun sequence carries:
- the ppp1r3db gene encoding protein phosphatase 1, regulatory subunit 3Db isoform X1, translating into MLLFGGGCKESVERMESHAHGSGPALQFTSGFSEVSRPVKTFHLRDIYSPKPTPQRTPVAIWPPSPKPGPPQEPFVSLRQSCEPEPKPIMRRRAKSLSSSSEEHTCRNMQVRFVDSLGLELEDVKFFKASEDPMVPVHVITRLLASSELASRKKLELSLPYFQPSFPDNMHAEAGFLKRLCQQRVCLEQVFCSELGIIGTVQVLNLAYEKEVTVRYSFTEWKSSAESKASWISTVHRDGPDLESDMFRFHLPVPPFILQPGAMLQFAICYRVKGFEYWDNNGGLNYKLTCQTFKLMVPRECEDSLVHFI
- the ppp1r3db gene encoding protein phosphatase 1, regulatory subunit 3Db isoform X2, coding for MESHAHGSGPALQFTSGFSEVSRPVKTFHLRDIYSPKPTPQRTPVAIWPPSPKPGPPQEPFVSLRQSCEPEPKPIMRRRAKSLSSSSEEHTCRNMQVRFVDSLGLELEDVKFFKASEDPMVPVHVITRLLASSELASRKKLELSLPYFQPSFPDNMHAEAGFLKRLCQQRVCLEQVFCSELGIIGTVQVLNLAYEKEVTVRYSFTEWKSSAESKASWISTVHRDGPDLESDMFRFHLPVPPFILQPGAMLQFAICYRVKGFEYWDNNGGLNYKLTCQTFKLMVPRECEDSLVHFI